The Candidatus Cloacimonadota bacterium DNA window GGAGGTTCCAGTGAGTAAACAGGAAAATCGTATTCGGATTAAGTTGAAAGCTTATGACCATCGTTTATTGGATCAATCTGTCGCGGAGATCGTGAAGAGCACACGTAACACCGGAGCCAAAGTAGTTGGGCCTATCCCGCTTCCTACAGATCGGACAGTATATACGATTTTACGTTCGCCTCATACCGACAAAAAATCTCAAGACCAATTCCAGATGTTGGTTCACAAACGTTTGGTCGACATCATGAATCCGACCCAGCAGACAACGAATGCATTAAAGAAGCTTAGTTTGCCGGCGGGAGTTCATGTGGAGATCAAGGCAAATACCAGGAGCTAAGCATGATCGGACTTATTGGAAAGAAAATAGGTATGACACAGATATTTGACGAGAGCGGCAAAGTGATTCCAGTTACAGTGATTCAGGCCGGTCCGTGCAAGATTATTTGTAAGCGTACAATCTCAGAAAATGGTTATGAAGCAATCCAAGTGGGTTATGTTGAGATTCCCGAGCGGAAGGTCTCAAAACCCATGTTAGGACATTTTAAGAAAAACGGTAGCCCCTATTTCCGTTATGTGAGGGAATTTCGTCCTGCCTTTGGGCAACAACTTGATGATTATAAGTCAGGGGATGCTCTGGATGCAAGTTTGTTTGAAGAAGGCGAAACCGTGAGTGTATCCGCAAAATCGAAAGGTCGTGGTTTCACTGGCGTGATGAAGCGTCATGGATTTGGTGGGT harbors:
- the rpsJ gene encoding 30S ribosomal protein S10, coding for MSKQENRIRIKLKAYDHRLLDQSVAEIVKSTRNTGAKVVGPIPLPTDRTVYTILRSPHTDKKSQDQFQMLVHKRLVDIMNPTQQTTNALKKLSLPAGVHVEIKANTRS
- the rplC gene encoding 50S ribosomal protein L3, with translation MIGLIGKKIGMTQIFDESGKVIPVTVIQAGPCKIICKRTISENGYEAIQVGYVEIPERKVSKPMLGHFKKNGSPYFRYVREFRPAFGQQLDDYKSGDALDASLFEEGETVSVSAKSKGRGFTGVMKRHGFGGFIATHGSHESFRGPGSIGQCAQPSRVFKGVKMAGHHGNAKITTRHLDVVKVDTERNLLMVKGAVPGHRNSLVIILKEQ